CATCTAGACAACAAAAACATTCTGAGGTTTGTGTACATAAAAGGAGAGGAGACATGGTCTCCTCACTGACGCACCAAGTATTTAATAAGTACTAACCATAATAATAATATGCCGATGAACTTCAGATGCAGTATCATCCATTATTCCAGGTCAAATTATCAGAGATGTACAAGGAccatatttttttcttctgttttttgctTTGGCCGGGGAAGCAGAAACAAAGCATCGATTCGTCGGAACCCACTTCTACGCCACGATTGCATGACAAGAGGCAAGAATTTCACCGTGGCAAGACAAGATCGTCTTTCCTCACAGCTCTGCTCTAGACACTAACTCCTTGTCAATGCAGTCATCTTTGTGCTTGGCCAGTACCTTTATAATCGAATTATACATCCCAATCCCTTTGAGGTGCCCATCTGTGCTCAGGTACTCGCCGATTCTTTTACCATGGAGTTGTACACGTGATGTTCTGACGGTGTTCCATCCATGTAGTATACTCCTACTTTTATATACAATTTGTGCTATTTGAAATTCAATTGGTAATTGTATAATTGCCACTACCACAAAGGACAAAGAGTTCGCGGCACAGTTACACTCTACCCAAGTAGTTGAATGCAGGCGTGAATGTAGATGATGTCAACGTAGGTGGCTCGTAACAAGCCTTACGTGCAGTTCTCAAAAAAAATAATCCAACCGTGCAATAATCACCTGACCATCTTATGTTGCGCCGCATTGATGCAATGCATAGATGACTATATATAACACTGAGCTGAGGGTCGAGGGCAAGAGCAGTGTAGCAATGGGCATGGGAGGCGTCGGTAACATGTTTGCTACTCAGGCCAGAAATTCCACCTGATCCAGCGCAAACTGCAGGCTGAGACGAGCGAGTTTATCTCTGTTGTGCACAACACATGCCTGGCATGTCGTGCCTTCCAAGGCAGgcgtagaaagaaagagaagttcagGAGGGGAAAAGAGAGGAGCTGCGTGGATCCAAGTCTCAAGATCCGTCAAAGCTTCAGGACGGTGTCTCACTGACGCATCaaagtagcaaggaagtgcctcaccaAGAGAAAGAACTGATGAACAACGGATGAAATGCCATCACTTATTTAATTATACAGAGATGTCATTACTCGTACAATATGCGGAGGAACTACAGATGCAGTATCATGAATTATTTCAGGTCAAATTATTAGAGATGTACAAGGACCGTATCTGTGGTTTTGCTTTGGCCGCCGGAGCAGAAACAGAACATGTATTTGCCAAAACCTTCTTCTGCGTTACGACTGCACGTCGAGAGGCAAGATATCCGGCGTGGCAAGATAAGATCATCTTTCCTCACAGTTCTGCCCTAGACTCCTCGTCGATGCCGTCATCTTTATGTGTGGCCAGCGCCTTTATAATGGACTCGTATATCCCAATTCCTTTGAGGTACTCATCTttgctcaggaactgcaagacATGCACACATCTTAAGTATTTGTAAAGAACATTGGTACTTTCTTGTGTATAAACGATAAGAGCATGACCAATATGTTGCTATTTTAGCTGTCAGGTACTGTAGGTGCACGTTGATGTGTCTAGTTCTAAAGCTATGCTATTCTATATGAGAAAGGCAATCGGATAAGTTGATGGCTTGATGTATTAAATGGAGCTTGGTGGCACAAACCTCGTTATGATCATGGAGCAGTACTGGTGTGTTCGCCATAGGGGAAAAGCCAAAAGCTGGTATCCCAATTTCCCGGAAATAACGAGCATCAGTAGAAGCCGGAAATATCTCCGGCTTGCCAAGTTTGCCACCAGCTCGCTTCACAGATTCTTCAAACACAGGCCACCATGGGTTCGAGCTGTCAGCAATTGTCATGGCTGGCTTCCCTAACTTGTCAAGGACAGAGCCCTTTTGTTTGAACTGTCAAACAGACATCAAGAAGAAACTTGATTACAAAACTTATGCACCATGTAATATTATCCTTACAAGATTGCTGAAATTAAAATAAAAGGAAACTCTCAGCTCAACTGCTCCTTTGTTTTGCTCATCAAAGTGTTACACTAGCATTATTCGTTTACAAGCTTTTTTTTATCCGCCTTTCGCAAATTTTCAGCCATGCATTGCCTTTAAAGTATTTGTAGCAGGCACAAACTGAACATGAATCAGTTTTCACCAATAGAAGCGCAGGCTTTAGTACACCAAATGAAATACTCCTATCTTACAGTCATTTAACACACTAGACAGTCAGAAAAAACACCCTCAACCCCCAGTACCCAATAAAAAGTAGCTAATACAAACTAACACAGCAAACCTCAATAATTACTTCAACCCTTCAACTGAATGAATAATTACAAGATAATTAACCTTCTTCAATTATTCTAGAAAACTTTCTACCTATATTTTGTGTTAgatatttctttcctttttcataATTTAAAAGACAAATCAAAAGATTTACAGTGCAGAAGAGGAATGATAAATTAACCTTCATTTCAAATGGGTATCCCCCATGACAAAGAACACGATTCAAGAAAAATCAAATATAATGTAAGCTCTCCACAGCATGGATAATTATATATGTTGACAAGGCATAAGTAATTGCCCTGTCAAGAACATCATACCTCGAAAGTCAAGTTGCGTGAAGAAGGTGCCCATTCTTCAGCAAGACGCTTCTCTAGTGCTTCAGTATGAACACTAGGAGGGATTCGAATGTCAATTCCTACCTCTGCTTCAGATGGTTGTagattcatcacaaaaccctgaaaTAAGAGTGAAAATAGACTTATTAACTGAAAACATGAGTCAATCAGGGTGAACTTGATGGCAAAGTGTTATCCTTTTAACAAAAACTACATGACTAAGGTAGCAAATACTAATTGCAATGAATTCAAGATGTTACAGTACATAAAAGCATCAGAGTCTACATGATCATGATTGTGAACTCCGTGGTACATTTCGAAGTAAATGAACTTCAAGAACTGACTTACAATTCTCTGACTCGGAAAATGGACAGAACACAGAAGTATCAGGTCCTATGTAAGCGTGATTAACTATGGTAATTCTAAAAAACATGAGACATAACGTTACTGGCCAGCACCAACTAAGAAGAAAACAAGCCTTAGTAATGCTGAAATCATATGGTCCTCTTTTTTTAGCAGGTGGATTACCTATCTCATCACGCTACCAGACATGTCAGAGATTCTTAGGCATGAAAGACTAAACAAAATCAATACTAAACAGATATTCAGTATAGAATAAATAATTCCTAGTCAAAGGAACTGATTGTTCAATTTGAACAAACATCAAATATGAAACCTATGCACTGTGTCATCtcaaaataaattttaaaataCATAGGTTAATCAAGAAAAAGGACATCACATTAGCAAATGAGCAAGCgagcaagtactcaaactgcttatATTTTTAATTGATGTTGTGAAGGATCCAATAGCAATTCGTAAATTACACTTATAGCACATTGTAAACAGGAACTTGGATAAACTAACCGTGGGTGTAGGTGTCCCAGCCTTCAAGTACGCAAAATTCACCGATACAACGTCCCCTTCAGCTTTCTCTCCGGACTTAACCAAATCAAACTGAGCTGTCCTGAACCTCCGAAGAGCCTCCACACTTTTCATTAAATTCTCCATTGCACTACCATCATACAATTTTGCACCATGCCCTGGCGCTCCCTTTGCTTTAATAGTAAGCCACCAAGGACTACGTTCTGCATAGAACACCCGGTACTCCTCCCTAGGGGATGCAAGTCCCTCGTCAAGAACCAATCCCACATTCAGCTCCTTGAATTCGTTCGATGCAACAAATAGCTCAACACCCTCATGTCCACCAATCTCCTCATCGGGAACAAATATAATATATATGTTCCGATCTGGGACAAAGCCCGCATCACGGAGACGCCGAATGGCTTCAAGATACTGCATCCCCACACACTTCATGTCCTACATTCATGAACCACAGTGAAGATCTCTTAGATAAGATAAACATGTAGAAGAGACAGCTTATCACACCACATTGTAGCTTTTAGCAGTCTCGCAGTGTTTGCGAAGGTTACTCGGACAGATCATGTATATCGAGCCATACATATCATCTAAATGCAGCTAAATACTGGACTATAAAGGGAAAATAGCAATCTTAGTATTGGAATTCATATATTTCAGGTAATATAGGTTGCATCGAACTAAGTGCACATGGAGTATAGATCTCTACAAGTACAGTGAATCTAGTCACAATTCACAAGTTTATAACATCATCAATAGTGACAAAAGAGAACACTGTGATTGGATTCAGTGCTAAAAATTCACTTGATGGATAGATTACTCAAGCATGCTCGTTGATGAAAGAACACTGAAATCAACCAAGAAGCTTGCCTGTGATATACTAACAGAGACTGCACACGGCCTAAAGCAGTTATCTTTCGTGTTATTTGTAGTCTACACATTATATGATAGTatatgctttagcaaaactgatagTATATCCATATTTGCAGCCCAAACGAAACAAGTAAAAAAAATCGCGGCTGAAAGCAATCTTGCCTGGGAGCCGCGCGCGTAGATGCGACCGGATGCCTCGTCAAGAGTGGCAGAGAGAGGCGCGTGCTCCCACTTCTTGGGCTCCGACGGCACGACGTCGGTGTGGGAGTTGAGAAGTATAGAAGGAAGCGACGGCCGCCGCCCGGGCCACCGGAGCAGCAGCAAGGGCTTGCCGGCGGCAAACTCCAGCGTCCGCGCCTCAAGCCCAACAGCCGCCGCCTGGTCTCGGAGGAAGGCCACCGCCGCGGCGTAGTCCGGCATCGGCTGCGCCGTGTCGATGCGGAGGTACTCCTGGAACCGGGATACAGCCTCCGCGTCCGACGACGGCGAAGCGGCCGCggcgacggagaggaggaggaggagtgggaggagAATCTTGGTGAGTCCAGCCATGAGAAGAATCCGCATCGAGCCCTCGCTCCCCCTGACGAGAAAGGGTGGGAGGTCGTGGCGATGAGTAGGGAGAGCGGCGGAGACGGGAGTTGGACTCTGGAGTTGTTGGTGGTGACGGCGGGGAGCCACTGGTGCTGAGACGGTAATCATAAGGCATCAACTGACGTAGAAGAGTTGTACAACTGTATTCTGCAACAACGACAAGAAATTCTTCTTTTAATACAAGAATATAATTATGAAAACTAGCTAGAAAATGGAAAGCTAAATTGAGAATGTTTGTTGTACAACAATCTTGAATTTATAACCGAGATGCATGTTGTTGTTGTTTTGTGAATTAGAAGTACaaggttgcttccgaggggcgcgCCTGATAGTGATAGCAAACCCTAACCTATAGCTCTACCCGCGCCACCACACACACCCAAAATCAGATGAACCTGGTGCAGTCGCGTGTGGATTTGGTGCGTTGGGGCGGGACTGGGATCCAGTGATTGGCCTCTGCCAAGTCACATCGTAACTGACGTGTAGCCCGCCGTTGAATGCAGGGGGTGACACAGATCAAACACTGTAGCAGGAAACACTGCAAGCAGGGTACTGTACACCGACTACTGTTGACCGAGCATTGTAGATCTTGTACTGTTCACGCGTATCTGTCCGCCGATTTTAGATCGGACGGTATGGAGAGGGGCAAGTCACGGTACTGTTTTCACTGGTGACTAGCAAGTCATTGGATCTCAGTCCGTTGGGGCAGTGGCCTTCCGCGGGCTATGCCGCATGTGGTGTTGATCGATCGCTTCGGCAGCGAGGTTTTCGAAGCGGAGCTCCACGTCGTGGTGTAATTCCGGCTTGTGCTGGTTCGACTCAAACGTAGTGGGGATGATCATGTCCTGAGTGTCGCTTTCGCCCTCCTTCTTCTGCGGCTTCTCAGTCTCTGACTAGTAGACGCGGTCTTGGTTGGCTTGGATAGATCGCTAAGTGGGCAGCGATGTAGGGGTTACCTCGGTGGCTATCCGGACGATTGGCTTGGGATCCTTGACGGCGGTAAGAGTGCCCTTGCTGGGTTTTTGAAGGTGCTCATAGCGTCGAACATACCTGAATTAACACCTGCCCGACATGGTCAGGATGGCGATGCTGAAGCCCTTGCCGTCGCAGCCTCCATGGAGGCACCGTGCCCACTATTGACAATGCCCACAATTGAACCCTTGACACCGCCCAAATAGGACAACTAAGAAATAGGATCCTCATAATTTATGTTCGCCGCGGGCTACCTGTTGATTGAGTGAATGAGCCTAATCTTCGATAATGTAGCGACCGCCagtgcattgtccttctccttgccCAAAGGTAGCCACAACTGAAATAAAGAGTTGGTTTTAAAGATATACTCAGCTGGTTGGTCAGAGATGATTCTCCCAATTGCAAGGTTATTGCGCATGATGCAAAAGGGTCTAAGATTGTGTTGTAAAGGCACTCCAAACAACTCTACGTTAGGCCCAGGCAAAGTGTAAACCATACCAGCAAAACTATTACATGTTTGGGGTTCCAAGTGAATGCCAAGCTCTCATGGACACAACTCCAGAAGAACTGTGCAATGAGGCGGGAAAACAGAATATGGCTGACATCTTCAGGTGCACCGCAAAGAGCACAATTGCCATCACTCGGTCCGTGTCATCAATGAATACTATAGGCATGCGAAGTCTGTTATGTAAATCCTACCAAAGAAAGTTCGGCGCACTGGTAGCACCACAAGCACCGGTGCACTAGATATTCTCCCAGGGGCGAAGTCAGACAAAGCTTTCAATGGGTTAAACTTCGTGTATGCCACATGTTTCTCTTTTTTCCATATATTGGCTGTGAAATACCACTtcatccattccaaaatataaggtaTATTTTATCTGAAAATTCAAACTTATatatgtttgaccaactttatagaaaaaattaCCAAGATCTACAAAATCATATTAGTAGCATTGGATTCATCATGAAATATATTTttacattatactccctccgtcccacaacatAAGATCGTTTCTCAAGCTGttgggacggaggtagtatttatttgttatgtagatgttgatatttttcgtACAACTTTGATCAAAGTTAGAAAGGTTTGCCCTTCTTAAAAATACAATTTATATTGTAGAACACATAGTATTGGAGATATAATTTCATGAGTTTCAGCTGACACTAGTGCTCTAGGGCTAACTCGGTCCCTGGTTCCTCCCACAGGAAAGCTTCCCTTATGTCAGTATATGCTCAATTCTATTTTAGAGTTCATAACCTCGGAAATTTTTGTGTAGTGTACAAGGTAATTAACAACATTCCATCAACTATCCTTTATTTTGCATAACAAAAATAATTTTCTCGTTGTATCGTGATGTTTTTATgattgttctgtttcaatgtgatcATATATGATTCTTGTTCATATTATAGTACACtccccgatccatattaattgacatTGTTTTAGTATTGTACTAAAGCAGCGTcaattaatatggattggaggggGTAGCATAGTTTCAGTACATTGATTTTTGTGTTAAGTTTAAATTTCTTTCTTGAAAAATTTCATAGCCAGCCAGCTGTAGATTTCTAAATATTAAAGTTGACATTTTATTCCCTATCGCAATTCTTTTTGACATTTTATTCGTGCAACATTAGTTCAAGAAATAGGTAACCACTAATTGAAAATCACCCAACATTACCTTTCAATACATTGTGCCAAGAAATTGAGTACATTATTTTATTTTTGATTAATTTAATAGTCAATTAAATTTGTTTAATTTTGAAAGCTTTATATTTAATTATATATTAGAAAATAGTCAAGCTGCACATTTTTGTGCAACCTAAGTTTGGTAGGTTTAGCCAGAAACTTCCCACAATTTTCTTTTCAATATATAGAGGTGCAAAATAAACTTTAGTACCTTTTCCCCATTTGTTGATTTAAGTTCAATGTTCTCAGCTTATAGATGGATGGTGTttttaccccgcaaaaaagaaaGATGAATGATGTTTTTCTGCTTTATTGTAAACCGATTATTTTTTTATGAATTAACTAGGATTTCAAGTGTGAGAAATACACATAGGGGATGCCTGCCAAAACAAGGTCGAACTGGAACCTATTTAGGCCTCCTGTTTATTTTTTCTTTgaaaaggggcgctttattacttaaaaggtttaagcattacacccggTCTTTACATAACTAAGATGCATACAGCCAATAAAGTCCAGGCACCAAGCCAAAAAGAAGACGAAATACAGATAATCTAAGTTTGTATAACGCCTAAACCGTAGGTGGCCCAATCCTACGATCACGCTGTCACCGATGTTGGATAAAAGTATCCCTTGTTGTGGTCTCCAATCGTGTATACATGTCCATAAACAGGTCTGAATTCTCCACTtgttgtagagaggaccataaacgaagcatcccggtacatctgtagataacctgtATAAGAGAAGTACTTTTGTTGTTAAAAATCTTATCATTTCTACATAAGCGACCAAATGTTGACGTATAAATGTATtctctagtctcttccatcagatcggtatTTTGGTTGCATTgagtagagcatgcacttctacatggtatcgaaaccaagaggtcttgagttcaagaccccgcTGGCGCAATTAAATTGTAGCCCACTTTCGGTCCATGTTTAGGCCTGAGGGAACCATGCGTGAGGGAGAATATTGTTGTATAAATGTATTGCCTAGTCTCTTCATGGCAAGCGCTCCCATCCCAAGAAGAATTCTAAACCTGTGATCAATCCCATGTAATCAGTTGCCAGATATattagcaacactacaaggaggATACAAGCCAAAAGcaatttggatgactgaccatatagaatGGGCTAATTTACattggaagaacaaatgttttattgTATCACCATGCGGACAAAAGACACATTACGtacttccatgccaattcctcctaataaggttatctttagtaagaataaCCCTGCGATgaagataccatgcaaagattttattcttaagagaTATCTTCGTCTTTCAGATCTTCTTGCTATTATCAACTAGCACATAAGATTGGATCAAAGCTCTATACATAGACTCCACTGAGAATTGCCCATTCCCATGTAGGTTCCAACGAAATACATCGGACCCTTGTGACAACTATACCGTGGTTAACTGCTGGAGCAGTATGTTCCACGATTGGAGTCTAGGTCCAATTAAATCTCTTATGAACATCACATTTGGTGGGATTGATTCCAAAACCTTGGCGATAGTATCACCCTTGTGACGCACAATACTGATATAGCTGGATATTGTTCTCGAAGTATAGCATTACCTAGCCACTTATCCTCCCAAAATCTAATTTTGAACCATCCTTAATTGAGAAGGAACCATATCAGAAGAAATATTTCTTCATTGCCATTAGACCCGCCCAAAAGTGAGAGTCCCCAAGCTTACATTATACTTGGATACCGCCTTTGAACCAACATATTTTCTCCTTAGGAGGGTTTTCCATACACCATCTTCCATCAATAACTTAAACAACCATTTGCCGAGGAGGGCCCTATTCTTAACGTCAAGGTGTTGAATGCCCAACCCGCCTTGGTCCTTTGGACAGCAAGCCACACTGCATTTAGCCAGCCGATATTTCTTTCTCTCgccatctccttgccaaaagaatctcaaTCGGAAGTAATCCAATCTATGCAATACTCCTTTCGGCAACTAGAAGAAGAAAATCATATGTAGTACCATGTTACttagtactgaatttacgaggaccaACCTTCCACCCAGAGATAGCAGTTTGCCGTTCCAACTACTTAGTTTTTTGTAGTCTCTCCTCGACGTGTTTCCATTCAATATTGTGAGTCCCCGATagtgtattgataacccacaagtataggggatcataacagttttcgagggtagagtattcaacccaaatttattgattcgatacaagggaagtcaaagaatattctcaagtattagcagctgagttgtcaattcaaccacacctgaaagacttaatatctacagcaaagtatttagtagcaaagtagtatggtagtaACGGTAACACTAgcaaaaagtaacaatagcagttttgtagcaatcgtaacagtggcaacgtaaaagtaaagaagcaaagatcaatatatgaaaagctcatagacaatggatcaatgatggataattatgtcggatggcatttgtcggtgtcgaaaccggcggatctcgggtagggggtcccgaactatgcgtctaggcggatggtaacaggaggcgggggacacgatgtttacccaggttcgggccctcttgatggaggtaataccctacgtcctgcttgattgttcttgataatatgagtagtacaagagttgatctaccacgaaatcgatgaggctaaaccctagaagctagcctatggtatgattgtctgtcctctctacggactaaaccctccggtttatatagacaccggagggggctagggttacacagagtcagttacaaggaaggagatctacatatccgaattgccaagcttgccttccacgccaaggagagtcccatccgaacacgggacgaagtcttcgatcttgtatcttcatagtccgacattccggccaaaggatatagtccgaccgtccgtataccccctaatccaggactcccttagtagcccccgaactaggcttcaatgacgacgagtccggcgcgcagattgtcttcggcattgcaaggcgggttcttcttcaaactctgagtacctgttaaatagtgtctggcttcttgtaaatgttgcgcttcttggcttctgcgtccaataatggccatcttccatgtgtcaagcgaatgtgaggagctagggtgtttttacatttaccaccccatctatgtgaatgaactgtctattaaagagacgaggatccttagatccaaaccacaccatcctccctcagcgagcattcatcggagcgcgcccgaaaaaatccatcccaacatggccggccagcgcagctcctcctctcgctcccgcagccccaagcccggagactgggagaagtgttctgtcccgcacagccaattagtgaagctacagacccagggattcctccctccagcgtatatggtcccggttcgagccgggctcgccacctataatggcggggagcaagcggagagctttcccaacccctctaagggagagcgggtatgccttgtcccttatttgttaagtggactcggatttccaatccatccatttctctgagggctctggagttctacggcctccagttgcacaacctcacccctgcctccatactgcacaacgctggttacgtagccctttgcgagctgtttctgggttgcgaagctcatttcgcgttgtggaagaagttgttctgccttgtgccccgtacacagaggggatcaatatatcaagtgggcggagccgaagtatggcacatcgtcgggaccagatacctatccggtaccccaaagaagacgtccgaggactggccttcgaagtggttttatatggaggatgttcgtctcccggatcctatccggattggtcttcctgagttcgacaacgcccctttgaagaaacaccTAAGCTGGCACCCATGGAGCCCACAGGAGGAAGATGATAGAGACATATTTTATCTCATGGGCcggataaagttgctggccaaatcaggactgaccataaccgaggttatgacaatatgcattatgcggggggtgcaaccacttcaatatcgaggccaccccatctggcacttcaacggggaagatgatgccactcgctgcgggcgcaagggaccggactcagttgctgctctagcaaaaattctatccgatctgtataagggggaagaagaggagttcctccgcatcaagccactggatggattctccatgaacaaccctcgaagctgggtgagcttccgctcttttacttccatcctacccttgttttcgtgataaatatttacctttctgtttcatcgcaggaactgcataaggcggtaggggagatcaatagcccacctccacaactaGAGGATCCTGAGCGGGTCCTCGACCCCGGCctgaaagaggatccggacatattcgtggagctgattgataggattttctatcagctaagctgtgatgacgccatggcggccattatagccgactaccctgggctactgtaagtgcatctagtgccaccgctagttggttttggagtattgacgacaaacctagttgagggactaatgtgtttgtgagaattgcaggataacacaggtagaagtccctcattgattcggttttactaccagagatgacccctaaaaatgtatgaagacattgaagtcaaaggtggtatatgaagatattcacattgaggaCTATGaaaagagaagacactatatgaagcctatggagctcgaagacttagatcttacgTAGTTCTTTTTCTGttatgttgagtcataggaaccaccgtactattaagtgggtccaggagaaccagtcagaatgactgaagtgatgcctaaaacaaaaacctatgtcttcgagtgaagacaatgagagcgaatcttgtccagagccggacaagtcagctttgcttgtagcccaagtaaagttgccatgtgagtttgaaatctgaccgttgggacacgtgtcagttccttagtgacccagggtcatttcggacaaatcagg
This portion of the Triticum dicoccoides isolate Atlit2015 ecotype Zavitan chromosome 7A, WEW_v2.0, whole genome shotgun sequence genome encodes:
- the LOC119328664 gene encoding aminoacylase-1-like; the protein is MRILLMAGLTKILLPLLLLLSVAAAASPSSDAEAVSRFQEYLRIDTAQPMPDYAAAVAFLRDQAAAVGLEARTLEFAAGKPLLLLRWPGRRPSLPSILLNSHTDVVPSEPKKWEHAPLSATLDEASGRIYARGSQDMKCVGMQYLEAIRRLRDAGFVPDRNIYIIFVPDEEIGGHEGVELFVASNEFKELNVGLVLDEGLASPREEYRVFYAERSPWWLTIKAKGAPGHGAKLYDGSAMENLMKSVEALRRFRTAQFDLVKSGEKAEGDVVSVNFAYLKAGTPTPTGFVMNLQPSEAEVGIDIRIPPSVHTEALEKRLAEEWAPSSRNLTFEFKQKGSVLDKLGKPAMTIADSSNPWWPVFEESVKRAGGKLGKPEIFPASTDARYFREIGIPAFGFSPMANTPVLLHDHNEFLSKDEYLKGIGIYESIIKALATHKDDGIDEESRAEL